Proteins from a genomic interval of Caldicellulosiruptor diazotrophicus:
- a CDS encoding rubrerythrin family protein, whose amino-acid sequence MSVKNDMTIGFLRSAYGGESMAHMRYLLWGDIAEKEGFPNIARLFRAISYAEQVHANNHFKVLGNIKGGHMVASDAVFGVGTTVENLQGAIDGELFEVNQMYDVYLNAAKYQNEKDAERSFYFAIEAEKIHAQLFKMAQDSAKEGKDIEIKNVYICPVCGHTVLDEAPEYCPICGTKREMYKKF is encoded by the coding sequence ATGAGCGTAAAGAATGATATGACAATAGGATTTTTGAGGTCTGCATATGGTGGGGAGAGCATGGCTCACATGAGGTATTTGCTATGGGGTGACATTGCTGAAAAAGAAGGTTTTCCAAACATTGCAAGACTTTTTAGAGCAATCTCATATGCTGAGCAGGTCCATGCGAACAACCATTTTAAAGTACTTGGCAACATCAAAGGTGGGCATATGGTTGCATCTGATGCAGTATTTGGAGTTGGCACAACAGTGGAAAATCTTCAGGGAGCAATTGACGGCGAACTTTTTGAGGTAAACCAGATGTATGATGTTTACTTAAATGCTGCAAAATATCAAAACGAAAAAGATGCTGAAAGAAGCTTTTATTTTGCAATTGAGGCAGAAAAGATTCATGCTCAGCTTTTTAAAATGGCTCAAGATAGCGCAAAAGAAGGAAAGGATATAGAGATTAAAAATGTGTATATCTGCCCTGTTTGTGGGCATACAGTTTTAGATGAAGCACCTGAATATTGTCCAATCTGTGGGACAAAGAGAGAGATGTACAAAAAGTTTTAA
- a CDS encoding RNA-guided endonuclease InsQ/TnpB family protein, protein MYKTQKNHIRCDKQTYKLLRLLCYFSKNLYNYALYHIRQHYFKTQEYLPYESVYHLVRENENYRLLPSQVAQQTLISVDEAFKSFLSILKAKKEGRIDKKISIPTYLPKEGMYQIVFPKDQFKVEGNKLRLSLGRNFYREFGVRYLYFELPQNITGKKLKEVRIIPKFCGRWFEIEYVYEEEEKFCNLDRSKYLSIDLGLNNFAAIVDTIGTAFLIEGRFLKSVNRWYNKQRARLQSVYSKQGIKSGLKLAKISLKRQHIIDNFLNQAVNFVIKHCLENRIGSIVIGQLEGIKQEINLGRVNNQNFMGVPYEKFKRKLESKCKYYGIGYMEVDESYTSQTCSRCGTVSKSNRKYRGLYVCKDCGYVVNADINGALNILEKVAGESAAVQITSSGCVNHPVRIRVV, encoded by the coding sequence ATGTACAAAACACAGAAGAATCATATAAGGTGTGATAAACAAACATACAAACTTCTGCGTCTGCTGTGTTACTTTTCCAAAAACTTGTACAACTATGCTTTGTATCATATAAGGCAACATTATTTTAAAACTCAGGAATATCTGCCATATGAAAGTGTATATCATCTTGTGAGGGAAAACGAAAATTACAGACTTTTGCCTTCTCAGGTTGCCCAGCAAACTCTTATTTCTGTGGACGAAGCTTTTAAATCTTTTTTAAGTATTTTGAAAGCTAAAAAAGAAGGGAGAATAGATAAAAAAATTTCAATACCGACATACCTGCCAAAGGAAGGGATGTACCAGATTGTTTTTCCTAAAGACCAGTTCAAGGTAGAAGGGAATAAACTGAGACTCAGTCTTGGTAGAAATTTTTATAGGGAATTTGGGGTAAGGTACTTGTATTTTGAGTTGCCACAAAACATTACAGGCAAAAAGCTCAAGGAAGTCAGGATAATACCGAAGTTTTGTGGCAGGTGGTTTGAGATTGAGTATGTGTATGAAGAGGAAGAAAAGTTTTGTAATCTTGACAGAAGCAAGTACTTATCGATAGACTTAGGGCTTAACAATTTTGCAGCAATAGTTGATACCATTGGGACTGCCTTTTTGATAGAGGGTAGGTTTTTAAAATCAGTCAACCGATGGTACAACAAACAAAGAGCAAGACTTCAAAGTGTATACTCAAAACAGGGAATCAAATCAGGTTTAAAACTTGCAAAGATTTCTCTTAAAAGGCAGCATATAATTGACAATTTTTTAAATCAGGCTGTGAATTTTGTAATCAAGCACTGTTTAGAAAACAGGATAGGGAGCATAGTAATAGGTCAGTTAGAAGGTATAAAACAAGAGATAAATCTTGGCAGGGTGAACAATCAAAATTTTATGGGAGTACCGTATGAGAAATTTAAGAGAAAGTTAGAATCGAAGTGCAAGTATTATGGTATAGGGTATATGGAAGTGGATGAAAGTTATACATCACAGACATGCAGTAGATGTGGGACAGTAAGCAAAAGTAACAGGAAATACAGAGGATTGTACGTATGTAAAGATTGCGGGTATGTAGTTAATGCGGATATAAACGGGGCGCTGAATATACTTGAGAAAGTAGCTGGTGAGTCTGCTGCGGTGCAGATAACCAGTAGCGGGTGTGTGAACCACCCTGTGAGAATAAGGGTAGTTTAA